The following are from one region of the Advenella mimigardefordensis DPN7 genome:
- a CDS encoding TetR/AcrR family transcriptional regulator codes for MRADARKNYDRLLSVAHEVVTEHGADASMREIARRADVGLATLLRHFPTREALFDALLRENLDALTQKAVELEASSPADVALVSWFREGVAFVQIYRGVVDLIASANEDPESGLHASCAAVHEAGARLLQRAQTEGTARTDMQGADLFALMSGLGWIGEQAAFAPRGDYFFELIASAIVTNRPGDGHSA; via the coding sequence ATGCGGGCAGATGCCAGAAAAAATTACGATCGTCTTCTTTCCGTCGCACATGAGGTGGTCACCGAACATGGCGCCGACGCGTCCATGCGCGAAATCGCGCGCCGGGCGGACGTGGGATTAGCCACCCTGCTGCGCCACTTTCCGACTCGGGAAGCCCTGTTCGATGCCTTGCTCCGTGAGAATCTGGACGCCCTCACGCAAAAGGCGGTTGAACTGGAAGCCTCGTCTCCTGCCGACGTCGCGCTCGTTTCCTGGTTTCGCGAAGGAGTGGCGTTTGTTCAAATCTATCGTGGTGTGGTGGACTTGATAGCCAGCGCCAACGAAGACCCGGAATCGGGGCTGCACGCTTCCTGTGCAGCGGTACACGAAGCCGGCGCGCGACTATTGCAGCGCGCCCAGACTGAAGGCACGGCACGCACAGATATGCAGGGAGCCGACCTGTTCGCCCTGATGTCGGGACTCGGCTGGATTGGTGAACAGGCGGCATTCGCGCCAAGGGGAGATTATTTTTTTGAGCTTATTGCGAGTGCAATTGTGACGAATCGGCCGGGGGATGGGCACAGCGCTTGA